A region of Halalkaliarchaeum desulfuricum DNA encodes the following proteins:
- a CDS encoding GNAT family N-acetyltransferase → MTDRDETPTADLDVTVRQAKPDDEDAVVAFTADTWSDRDASDYIPRVFSEWVETDGPTQRTFVLDVEDDAGGDQDVAGICQGVLLSDHEAWAQGMRVNPDYRGMGISRLLTDAIFEWARDRGATVIRNMVFSWNVAGLGQSRAAGFDPCTEFRYARPDPDADAEPALSVGADAAGAWTFWGQSEIRTHLCGLAMDDSESWALSELTPEKLQTAAAEDRLFTVHDRGVRGFTYRDRTFERENEDGETEEWALYAVGAWDTSKAAASLFAAVARDAATVGVDNVRVMIPEGVEWISDVAAARVPVAAEPDFVMAADLTDPALVPEDGRL, encoded by the coding sequence ATGACTGATCGCGACGAAACTCCGACCGCCGATCTCGACGTCACCGTCAGGCAAGCCAAACCGGACGACGAGGACGCAGTCGTCGCATTCACGGCAGACACCTGGAGCGACAGGGACGCCTCCGATTACATTCCCCGGGTGTTCTCGGAGTGGGTCGAGACCGACGGACCGACCCAGCGCACGTTCGTCCTCGACGTCGAGGACGATGCTGGCGGCGACCAGGACGTCGCCGGGATCTGTCAAGGCGTGTTGCTCTCGGATCACGAGGCCTGGGCGCAGGGAATGCGCGTGAATCCCGATTACCGCGGCATGGGAATCTCGCGGCTGCTCACCGACGCAATTTTCGAGTGGGCTCGCGATCGGGGAGCGACGGTGATTCGGAACATGGTGTTCTCCTGGAACGTGGCCGGACTCGGCCAGTCCCGGGCGGCCGGATTCGATCCCTGCACGGAGTTCCGCTACGCGAGGCCGGATCCCGACGCCGACGCCGAGCCGGCGCTTTCGGTCGGCGCCGACGCGGCCGGCGCCTGGACGTTCTGGGGCCAGTCGGAGATCAGGACCCACCTCTGTGGGCTCGCCATGGACGACAGCGAATCGTGGGCGCTCTCGGAGCTTACGCCCGAAAAACTGCAGACCGCAGCTGCGGAGGACCGTCTGTTTACGGTTCACGATCGGGGCGTCCGCGGGTTCACCTATCGGGATCGGACGTTCGAGCGAGAGAACGAAGACGGTGAGACGGAGGAGTGGGCGCTATACGCCGTCGGTGCGTGGGACACCTCGAAGGCGGCAGCGTCCCTGTTTGCGGCCGTGGCCCGGGATGCGGCAACCGTCGGCGTCGACAACGTTCGCGTGATGATCCCGGAGGGAGTCGAGTGGATCAGCGACGTCGCCGCCGCACGCGTGCCTGTCGCTGCCGAGCCCGACTTCGTGATGGCTGCCGATCTGACCGATCCGGCACTCGTGCCGGAAGACGGCCGCCTGTAG
- the gatD gene encoding Glu-tRNA(Gln) amidotransferase subunit GatD, translating into MQPGDRVRVERGGVTNEGVLLPSTTETYLVVKLDGGYNVGIDREEASVEVLESGVHDIDGNGAGDDEVSEIEFEGELPTISLISTGGTIASTVDYRTGAVTAQFDAEDVLRAVPELAGRANYRGRVVANILSENMEVPIWQELARAVHEEIEAGADGIVVMHGTDTMQFTASALSFMLETPVPIVFTGSQRSADRPSSDNVMNAVCSVEAAKADHAEVLVCMHASASDDVCALHRGTRVRKNHTSRRDAFDTVGATPLGEVDYEAAIEEGADGDVADEAITFRRDYRERGSVELSLSPELEPGVELVKFTPGMDPAAWEYLDDKDGVVVEGTGLGHVHTDLIPRLEELADDGTAVVMTSQCLEGRVCDRVYDTGRDILDAGVIEGGDTLPGTAKVKLMWVLANVGGDAVAPESVAEAMRTDLAGELTAESQPWR; encoded by the coding sequence ATGCAACCGGGAGATCGTGTCCGCGTCGAACGCGGGGGCGTCACAAACGAAGGGGTACTGTTGCCCTCGACGACCGAGACGTATCTGGTGGTAAAGCTCGACGGGGGCTACAACGTCGGAATCGACCGCGAGGAGGCGTCCGTCGAGGTCCTCGAATCTGGAGTTCACGACATCGACGGGAACGGCGCCGGTGACGACGAGGTGTCCGAAATCGAGTTCGAAGGCGAGCTTCCGACGATCTCGCTGATCTCGACGGGCGGGACGATCGCCTCGACGGTCGACTATCGGACTGGTGCAGTCACCGCGCAGTTCGACGCAGAGGACGTCCTCCGGGCGGTTCCGGAACTCGCCGGGCGGGCCAACTACCGCGGGCGAGTGGTCGCGAACATCCTCTCGGAGAACATGGAGGTGCCGATCTGGCAGGAACTCGCGCGGGCTGTCCACGAGGAAATCGAAGCCGGGGCGGACGGCATCGTGGTCATGCACGGTACCGACACGATGCAGTTCACCGCGTCGGCGCTGTCGTTCATGCTCGAGACGCCGGTACCGATCGTGTTCACGGGCAGCCAGCGGTCGGCCGACCGGCCCTCCTCGGACAACGTGATGAACGCGGTCTGCTCGGTGGAGGCCGCAAAGGCCGATCACGCCGAGGTCCTCGTCTGCATGCACGCGAGCGCCTCCGACGACGTCTGTGCGCTCCACCGTGGCACCCGGGTCCGGAAGAACCACACCTCCCGCCGGGACGCCTTCGACACCGTCGGCGCCACCCCCCTCGGGGAAGTCGACTACGAGGCGGCTATCGAGGAGGGAGCAGACGGGGATGTCGCCGATGAGGCGATCACCTTTCGGCGCGACTACCGGGAACGCGGGTCGGTCGAACTCTCGCTGTCGCCGGAGCTGGAACCCGGCGTCGAACTGGTGAAGTTCACCCCGGGAATGGATCCGGCCGCCTGGGAGTATCTCGACGACAAAGACGGCGTCGTCGTCGAGGGCACCGGACTCGGTCACGTCCACACGGATCTCATTCCGCGGCTCGAAGAGTTAGCTGACGACGGCACCGCCGTCGTGATGACCAGCCAGTGTCTCGAGGGTCGCGTCTGCGACCGCGTTTACGACACGGGACGGGACATCCTCGATGCGGGCGTGATCGAGGGCGGCGACACGCTTCCGGGAACCGCGAAGGTGAAGCTGATGTGGGTACTCGCAAACGTCGGCGGCGACGCCGTCGCGCCCGAGTCGGTCGCCGAGGCGATGCGGACGGATCTCGCCGGCGAACTGACCGCGGAATCACAGCCGTGGCGGTGA
- a CDS encoding PGF-CTERM-anchored ABC transporter substrate-binding protein, whose amino-acid sequence MRRTTILISILVLLAGIGAAPAAGAASSPVADMDEPNATYEPCEFPVEMTDATGERITLDEQPERVTTIGPSAAQTMWEIGGDEQVVGVSQFAHYLDGAEEKANVSAEFGASVEQVVATDPDLVLAPNVSAQDVEPLREAGLTVYHFPEATDTQDVAEKTETIGKLTGNCEGAAEANAWMNANVDALNTVSDEADERPAALYPLGDGFVAGGNTFIDEIITISGADNVAKEYEGFPQLNDEVLTELDPEVLVVTMPGVFLEQEPYDTTTAGETESEVVVEVQWLNQPAPRSIVEATHTLASQLHPELYDESVYVERSEISVQSVDAETEAETDEEESDVEDVDEETPEDTPDDAADVSTPGFGVVVALVGTLLAALLALRRVE is encoded by the coding sequence ATGCGACGGACAACAATACTGATTTCGATACTTGTTCTCCTGGCCGGTATCGGCGCCGCTCCAGCGGCCGGGGCGGCGTCTTCGCCGGTTGCGGACATGGACGAACCGAACGCGACGTACGAACCGTGTGAATTCCCGGTCGAGATGACCGATGCGACCGGCGAGAGGATAACGCTCGACGAACAGCCCGAACGGGTGACCACGATCGGACCGAGCGCCGCCCAGACGATGTGGGAGATCGGCGGCGATGAACAGGTCGTCGGCGTCTCACAGTTCGCCCACTATCTCGATGGCGCAGAGGAGAAGGCGAACGTCTCCGCAGAGTTCGGTGCCAGCGTCGAACAGGTCGTCGCGACCGATCCAGATCTGGTTCTGGCCCCGAACGTCAGTGCTCAAGACGTCGAACCCCTGCGCGAGGCCGGTCTGACGGTGTATCACTTCCCCGAAGCGACTGACACGCAGGATGTCGCCGAGAAGACGGAAACGATCGGCAAACTGACCGGGAACTGCGAGGGTGCCGCCGAGGCGAATGCGTGGATGAACGCCAATGTGGACGCCCTGAACACCGTCAGCGACGAGGCCGATGAACGTCCGGCCGCATTGTATCCCCTCGGTGACGGCTTCGTTGCCGGCGGAAACACGTTTATCGACGAAATCATCACGATTTCCGGTGCCGACAATGTCGCCAAGGAATACGAAGGGTTCCCACAACTGAATGACGAAGTACTCACCGAACTTGATCCCGAAGTGCTCGTGGTGACGATGCCCGGCGTCTTCCTCGAACAGGAACCGTACGACACGACGACCGCCGGCGAAACCGAGTCCGAGGTCGTCGTCGAAGTACAGTGGCTAAACCAGCCTGCACCACGCAGCATCGTGGAGGCGACACACACGCTTGCCTCCCAGTTACACCCTGAGCTCTACGACGAGAGCGTTTACGTCGAGCGATCCGAAATAAGCGTCCAGTCGGTCGATGCGGAGACTGAAGCGGAAACCGATGAAGAGGAAAGCGATGTAGAAGACGTTGACGAGGAGACGCCCGAAGACACGCCAGACGATGCAGCTGACGTGTCAACCCCCGGATTCGGCGTCGTCGTCGCTTTGGTCGGCACGCTTTTGGCCGCGCTACTGGCGCTTCGACGGGTCGAATAG